The Ensifer canadensis genome has a segment encoding these proteins:
- a CDS encoding carboxymuconolactone decarboxylase family protein, with protein sequence MTQRLNYAQLSPDLFKALMALSNEVKKGTIEQSILDLVDIRASQINGCAFCLDMHSKEATMHGERPLRLHHVAVWRDSTLFSSRERAALAWTEALTKVSDSGVPDELYEKVRGQLSEKEISDLTFQIMAINAWNRASIAVKAVPGSADKVFGLDKAQLA encoded by the coding sequence ATGACCCAACGCCTCAATTACGCTCAACTTTCGCCGGACCTCTTCAAGGCTCTTATGGCGCTTAGCAACGAAGTCAAGAAAGGCACGATCGAGCAGTCTATTCTCGACTTGGTCGACATTCGCGCATCGCAGATCAACGGCTGCGCGTTCTGCCTCGATATGCACTCCAAGGAAGCGACTATGCATGGCGAGCGCCCGCTTCGCCTTCACCACGTTGCCGTGTGGCGCGACTCGACCCTTTTCTCCTCCCGCGAGCGGGCAGCGCTTGCCTGGACCGAAGCCTTGACCAAGGTCTCTGATAGCGGCGTCCCGGACGAGCTCTACGAAAAGGTCCGGGGGCAATTGTCTGAGAAGGAAATTTCCGATCTCACCTTCCAGATCATGGCGATCAATGCATGGAATCGCGCCAGCATCGCGGTCAAAGCTGTGCCCGGCTCCGCCGACAAGGTTTTCGGCCTCGATAAGGCGCAACTGGCCTAA
- a CDS encoding response regulator transcription factor: MPEHANTVETITDIPVVNIIDDDEQLRLSLLELFEAVGMQAVAFVDTIDFDHRGDPQTVGCLLLDVNLPGVSGIEFQRRLSEAGFDVPIVFMTGDGDVTTSVSAMKAGAIDFLLKPFQPDDLISAVTTAIEEGKKQREIAFRRRHVRECAASLTPRERQVMKLVTDGLMNKQVAYELGISEIMVKLHRGSAMRKMQARSLSDLVRKSELLQ; encoded by the coding sequence GTGCCTGAACACGCAAACACCGTTGAGACAATCACCGACATTCCGGTGGTAAACATTATCGACGACGACGAGCAACTTCGCTTGTCGCTGCTCGAACTTTTCGAAGCCGTAGGGATGCAGGCCGTGGCCTTCGTCGACACAATCGATTTCGACCACCGGGGCGACCCACAGACTGTCGGTTGCCTGTTGCTTGATGTCAATTTGCCGGGCGTAAGCGGTATAGAATTTCAGCGGAGGCTGTCGGAAGCCGGCTTCGATGTACCAATCGTCTTCATGACTGGAGACGGAGACGTGACGACGAGCGTCTCCGCCATGAAAGCGGGAGCCATCGACTTTCTCTTGAAGCCATTCCAGCCAGACGACCTCATTAGCGCGGTCACCACGGCGATCGAAGAAGGCAAAAAACAGCGTGAAATCGCTTTCAGACGGAGACATGTTCGCGAATGTGCGGCAAGCCTCACACCGCGCGAAAGACAAGTGATGAAGCTTGTGACAGATGGGCTGATGAACAAGCAGGTCGCCTATGAATTGGGGATCAGCGAAATCATGGTCAAGCTTCATCGCGGGAGCGCCATGAGAAAGATGCAGGCCCGCTCTCTCAGTGACCTCGTGAGAAAATCCGAACTGCTTCAGTGA
- a CDS encoding ArsR/SmtB family transcription factor, whose protein sequence is MKNTPQTNFDRMFHALSDPYRRAFIEQLSKGPAAVKELAAPAAVQLPAVLKHLRVLEEGGIVISEKVGRVRTYRMRPDAFRAVGNWIDERQSEMNDAFDRLAILMAQTPEKKDH, encoded by the coding sequence ATGAAGAACACACCGCAGACGAATTTCGATCGGATGTTTCATGCTCTCTCGGATCCTTACCGAAGAGCCTTCATCGAGCAGCTTTCGAAGGGACCGGCCGCGGTGAAGGAACTCGCTGCACCAGCGGCCGTGCAACTTCCGGCGGTCCTGAAGCACCTTCGTGTCCTCGAGGAAGGCGGCATCGTCATCTCCGAAAAGGTCGGCCGCGTGCGGACCTACCGGATGCGCCCAGACGCCTTTCGTGCAGTGGGCAACTGGATCGATGAGCGCCAGAGCGAGATGAACGATGCCTTCGATCGACTGGCTATTCTGATGGCGCAAACACCGGAAAAGAAGGATCACTGA
- a CDS encoding quaternary amine ABC transporter ATP-binding protein yields the protein MADHAFGGIAIRHLYKIFGPNAQAHVEAVRSGLTKTELNERHGHVLGLRDINIEMPSGSIQVIMGLSGSGKSTLIRHINRLIDPTAGEVLVDGIDVVKMPDKDLREFRRHQTAMVFQKFALLPHRSVLDNTIFGLEIQGVSHAQSIDTAMRWLERVGLRGFEQKYPNQLSGGMQQRVGLARALANDAPVLLMDEAYSALDPLIRTDMQTVLLDLQKEIKKTIVFITHDLDEALRLGDQIAILRDGEVIQQGTSQDIVLRPADDYVANFVKEVNRGRVVHVEAIMTPLGAGAVDSGQRIPADFTIEEAVRALTAAPEGDITVVDSSGKPLGTVTFRQLAGAMVNAHEAYDRTMTVAATAA from the coding sequence ATGGCTGACCATGCTTTCGGCGGCATCGCGATCCGCCATCTCTACAAGATCTTCGGGCCGAATGCGCAGGCTCATGTCGAGGCCGTCAGGAGCGGTCTGACCAAGACCGAACTGAATGAGCGGCACGGACACGTGCTCGGACTTCGCGACATCAACATCGAAATGCCGTCGGGCTCCATTCAGGTGATCATGGGGCTTTCCGGATCGGGCAAATCGACGCTCATCCGCCACATCAACCGGCTGATCGACCCGACAGCCGGCGAAGTCCTCGTCGACGGCATCGATGTGGTGAAGATGCCGGATAAGGATTTGCGCGAATTCCGTCGTCACCAGACGGCCATGGTATTCCAGAAGTTTGCCCTTCTTCCGCACCGCAGCGTGCTCGACAACACTATCTTCGGCCTTGAAATCCAGGGTGTGTCTCACGCGCAGAGCATCGATACCGCCATGCGATGGCTGGAGCGCGTCGGGCTCAGAGGTTTCGAGCAGAAGTACCCGAACCAGCTGTCGGGCGGCATGCAGCAGCGCGTCGGCCTTGCCCGGGCGCTTGCCAACGACGCACCGGTGCTCTTGATGGATGAGGCTTATTCGGCACTCGACCCGCTCATCCGCACGGATATGCAGACGGTGCTTCTGGACCTACAAAAGGAGATCAAGAAGACGATCGTCTTCATCACCCACGACCTCGACGAGGCTTTGAGGCTCGGCGACCAGATCGCCATTCTGCGCGACGGCGAGGTCATACAGCAGGGGACCAGCCAGGATATCGTGTTGAGACCCGCCGACGACTATGTCGCGAACTTCGTGAAGGAGGTGAACCGGGGCCGCGTCGTGCATGTTGAGGCCATCATGACGCCACTTGGGGCGGGCGCTGTCGATAGCGGGCAACGGATTCCCGCCGATTTCACGATCGAAGAGGCGGTACGTGCGCTCACAGCTGCACCCGAAGGCGACATCACCGTCGTCGATTCTTCCGGCAAGCCTCTCGGCACCGTCACGTTTCGCCAGCTGGCCGGTGCGATGGTCAATGCGCATGAAGCCTACGATCGCACAATGACGGTCGCAGCTACCGCCGCGTGA
- a CDS encoding AraC family transcriptional regulator, whose product MIVQKPNEDALSSILECLGARALCSMRLEAGGSWAVHFPLPRVLKFDFVRRGECWLRLSGAEPVRINAGDCIIVAGVHYELANDPDTPALPAQEVFSPAGPAQIGAVTDFTVLGGTLQLDAGDVLFVTGVLPSVVVIRADEMAPVGWLLEQLDHEWDSGRPGARLASNDLMRLAFIHVLRAHLAKLDEGVGWLHALIDRNLGPAMRAIHADPARAWTVSELARIAGQSRSGFAARFRAHVGLSPMDYIALWRVRLASAKLRGSNLPISHIGQELGFATDSGFSAMFRRVMGMSPRQYRRKQADLHT is encoded by the coding sequence GTGATCGTCCAAAAGCCCAACGAAGATGCACTCTCATCCATTCTGGAATGTCTTGGCGCCCGAGCCCTCTGCTCGATGCGATTGGAGGCTGGCGGGAGTTGGGCCGTCCATTTTCCCTTGCCGCGGGTACTCAAGTTCGATTTTGTTCGGCGCGGCGAATGCTGGCTACGCCTCAGTGGCGCCGAGCCAGTGCGGATCAACGCTGGTGATTGTATCATCGTAGCCGGCGTCCACTATGAGCTTGCCAACGATCCGGATACGCCGGCCCTTCCTGCACAGGAGGTGTTTTCGCCAGCGGGACCCGCACAAATCGGCGCTGTGACGGACTTCACTGTCCTCGGTGGGACGCTTCAACTCGACGCTGGCGACGTTCTGTTCGTAACGGGCGTGTTACCTTCCGTTGTCGTAATACGGGCGGATGAAATGGCACCAGTAGGGTGGCTATTGGAGCAGCTGGATCACGAATGGGACAGCGGCAGGCCTGGAGCTCGACTGGCGAGTAACGACCTCATGCGCCTTGCTTTCATTCACGTATTGCGTGCGCATTTGGCGAAGCTCGACGAGGGCGTCGGATGGCTTCACGCTCTGATTGATCGAAACTTGGGCCCAGCGATGCGAGCCATTCACGCAGATCCGGCTCGTGCCTGGACGGTCAGCGAACTGGCGCGCATCGCCGGGCAATCGCGGTCTGGGTTTGCGGCAAGATTTCGCGCTCATGTGGGATTGTCGCCAATGGACTATATCGCCCTTTGGCGGGTGAGATTGGCATCCGCCAAGCTCCGCGGAAGCAATTTGCCGATATCACATATCGGCCAGGAACTTGGATTTGCGACTGACAGTGGATTTAGTGCCATGTTTCGCCGGGTGATGGGCATGTCTCCCCGACAATACCGCCGGAAGCAGGCCGATCTGCACACATGA
- a CDS encoding SRPBCC domain-containing protein gives MGVNVDHRTFVIKRALPGSPAHAFRFWSDRALKRQWNACHPDWHVLEDRFDFRVDGCERLVWRMPQGIVQEMTAHFLEIAERQRIVYAYTMRTDGRSFSSSLVTVEFESTPTGTEMTFTEQAMFADVKHAERRESGTGVGFDRLYQAMEAASVG, from the coding sequence ATGGGAGTCAATGTCGACCACCGCACGTTCGTCATCAAGCGCGCACTGCCGGGTAGCCCCGCTCACGCATTTCGCTTTTGGTCTGATCGTGCCTTGAAGCGACAATGGAATGCCTGTCATCCCGACTGGCATGTGCTGGAAGATCGGTTCGACTTCCGAGTCGATGGTTGCGAACGCTTGGTCTGGCGCATGCCTCAGGGGATCGTTCAGGAGATGACCGCTCATTTCCTCGAAATCGCCGAGCGGCAACGCATAGTTTATGCCTATACGATGCGGACAGATGGCCGAAGCTTTTCTTCATCTCTTGTAACCGTGGAGTTCGAAAGCACGCCTACAGGAACCGAGATGACCTTCACCGAGCAAGCCATGTTTGCAGATGTCAAGCACGCAGAGAGAAGAGAAAGTGGCACAGGCGTTGGATTTGATCGGCTGTACCAGGCTATGGAAGCTGCCTCGGTTGGGTGA
- a CDS encoding glutathione S-transferase family protein: protein MLTLYIHPLASFCHKVLISLYESELVFEARTVDFSDPGSAAAHFERWPVGKIPVLHDSATGRVVPETSIIIEYLQTRYPEQFRFLPDDARLRLDTRLWDRFYDLHVSVPMQKIVTDRIRPAGAGDPYGVAEAHEALETAYAMIETQLSGKAWAVGDDFTLADCAAFPALFFASVVHPIGGVRPALSSYLDRLLSRPSVARVMDEARPFFRFFPYKEALPERFREKTE from the coding sequence ATGCTGACGCTCTACATCCACCCACTTGCCTCCTTCTGCCACAAGGTTCTCATAAGCCTTTATGAAAGCGAGCTGGTCTTTGAGGCAAGGACGGTGGATTTCTCCGATCCGGGATCGGCCGCAGCGCATTTTGAACGTTGGCCTGTCGGGAAGATTCCCGTGTTGCATGATAGCGCAACAGGTCGCGTCGTGCCCGAGACGAGCATCATCATTGAGTATCTGCAGACGCGATACCCCGAGCAATTCCGCTTCCTCCCTGACGACGCACGGCTGCGGCTGGACACGCGGCTCTGGGATCGCTTCTATGATCTCCATGTCAGTGTGCCCATGCAGAAGATCGTCACGGACCGGATCAGGCCGGCCGGAGCCGGAGATCCGTACGGAGTTGCCGAGGCGCATGAGGCGCTCGAGACGGCCTATGCAATGATCGAGACGCAGCTATCGGGAAAGGCCTGGGCGGTGGGTGACGACTTCACGCTGGCGGATTGCGCCGCCTTCCCAGCCTTGTTTTTCGCATCCGTCGTTCATCCGATTGGAGGCGTGAGGCCCGCGTTGTCCTCCTATCTGGATCGGCTCCTGTCACGCCCGTCGGTGGCGCGTGTAATGGACGAGGCACGTCCCTTCTTCCGGTTTTTCCCTTATAAGGAGGCCCTGCCAGAGCGCTTCCGGGAGAAGACTGAATGA
- a CDS encoding ABC transporter permease codes for MDWFYQFPHMNDNALRDLKKVIDETFRGFTRSYGDLIEGFFTPLQHFLIAADRFMTKTPWPIITLLILVIAWAATRSLRIVGGCLATLLLIGYFGMWDDTMRTISMIFVCTVLSIAIGLPTGILMSRSDKVQRIVNPVLDVMQTMPSFVYLIPVVMLLGIGKVPGLIAVVIYAIPPMIRLTNLGIRLVDKDVLEAADAFGADNRQKLFKVQLPLALPTIMAGINQTIMMALAMVVIASMIGVQGLGQPVLKAIANQYFTLGIFNGLAIVGIAIMFDRVSQAYGERLQKHREVVHG; via the coding sequence ATGGACTGGTTTTATCAATTTCCTCACATGAACGACAACGCACTTCGAGATCTGAAGAAGGTCATCGACGAGACTTTTCGCGGCTTTACGCGCAGCTACGGCGACCTGATCGAGGGCTTCTTCACGCCCCTGCAGCATTTTCTGATCGCCGCCGATCGGTTCATGACCAAGACGCCTTGGCCGATCATCACGCTCCTGATCCTGGTCATCGCCTGGGCAGCCACGAGGAGCCTGCGGATCGTCGGCGGCTGTCTCGCGACGCTGTTGTTGATCGGCTACTTCGGCATGTGGGACGACACGATGCGGACGATCTCGATGATCTTCGTGTGCACCGTTCTGTCGATCGCGATCGGACTGCCGACCGGCATTCTGATGTCGCGCTCGGACAAGGTCCAGCGGATCGTCAATCCCGTGCTCGACGTGATGCAGACCATGCCGAGCTTTGTTTACCTGATACCCGTCGTCATGCTGCTCGGCATCGGCAAGGTTCCCGGTCTGATCGCCGTTGTCATCTATGCCATCCCGCCGATGATCCGGCTCACCAATCTCGGCATTCGTCTCGTCGACAAGGATGTGCTGGAGGCGGCCGACGCCTTTGGCGCTGACAACAGACAGAAGCTTTTCAAGGTGCAGCTGCCCCTAGCGCTTCCAACCATCATGGCCGGCATCAACCAGACCATCATGATGGCGCTCGCCATGGTCGTCATCGCTTCGATGATCGGCGTTCAAGGTCTTGGCCAGCCGGTGCTCAAAGCGATCGCGAACCAATACTTCACGCTCGGCATCTTCAATGGCCTTGCCATCGTCGGCATTGCTATCATGTTCGACCGTGTCAGTCAGGCCTATGGTGAACGGCTCCAGAAGCATCGGGAGGTTGTCCATGGCTGA
- a CDS encoding PAS domain-containing sensor histidine kinase produces MTPLPDHARIALDNSAYRRRSAKNGNQQTRKNPVTMGGVQNATPHDIVNTVAAAALGAAVFYIDAFTQIESAIAVLYVIVMLLSAGLLSRHGVIFVGVTCNILTLVSYTMGHGFIFDISSLLRLTVSLSAISVTCALILRNAAARTELIASNKALRDSERRYRSIFEQSRVALWERDYSSVRTYLLSLKREGVADFRSHALGNPDVVEKCARLIRTIAANDAAIELLGHVATKGITVAMTGHVLADRETTINLLDAIFSERKSLEQTGTIVRHDAETRQVIISLRFPEDTAAFDRVVVGMVDITQREMTQKALLEAQAELAKAARAATVGALSASLAHELNQPLAALTVNTQTLLKWLSRAPPNLVAVRRSAERMVRDCKRASDIIENTRRLLRQERRMPEVLDLMSLVDETCALMTPDLLRGKVDIRVESERDLPAVNAVRIELQQVLVNLIANAIQAMESMDGARKMIRIGLAQAGTTSVRMSVMDNGPGISPAIMGKLFAAFQSTKPYGLGIGLAICVSMVEANGGTLKAENAAGGGTVFEITLPV; encoded by the coding sequence TTGACGCCACTCCCCGATCATGCCCGTATCGCCTTGGACAATTCCGCCTATCGGCGTCGCTCGGCGAAAAACGGCAATCAACAGACCCGTAAAAACCCGGTGACCATGGGTGGCGTCCAGAACGCTACGCCTCACGATATCGTCAATACAGTTGCGGCCGCAGCTCTTGGTGCTGCGGTCTTCTACATCGATGCGTTTACTCAAATCGAGAGCGCGATAGCGGTGCTCTATGTAATCGTGATGCTACTCTCGGCGGGCTTGCTGAGCCGACATGGAGTGATTTTCGTAGGCGTGACATGTAATATTCTGACCCTCGTCTCCTATACGATGGGTCACGGCTTCATTTTCGACATCTCCAGTCTGCTTCGCCTGACGGTATCGCTTTCAGCCATTTCCGTTACCTGTGCACTCATCCTCAGGAACGCTGCAGCTCGCACCGAGCTCATCGCATCGAACAAGGCGCTTCGCGACAGCGAGCGCCGTTATCGCTCGATCTTCGAACAAAGCCGGGTCGCCCTATGGGAGCGCGACTATTCCTCAGTAAGAACCTATCTTTTGTCACTCAAGCGTGAAGGCGTCGCCGACTTTCGATCCCATGCCCTTGGTAATCCTGACGTCGTGGAAAAATGCGCCCGTTTGATCAGGACGATTGCTGCAAACGATGCTGCCATCGAACTGCTTGGCCATGTAGCGACAAAGGGAATCACCGTCGCGATGACAGGACACGTCCTGGCCGACCGTGAAACGACCATCAACCTCCTTGATGCGATTTTCAGTGAACGAAAAAGCCTCGAGCAGACCGGAACTATCGTCAGGCACGACGCCGAGACCCGGCAGGTGATCATCAGTCTGCGCTTTCCGGAAGACACGGCTGCCTTTGACCGCGTCGTTGTCGGAATGGTCGACATCACACAACGAGAGATGACACAGAAGGCGCTGTTGGAGGCGCAGGCCGAGTTGGCCAAAGCAGCAAGAGCCGCAACCGTGGGCGCCCTATCTGCCTCGCTTGCCCACGAACTCAACCAACCGCTCGCCGCTCTGACTGTCAACACTCAAACCCTGTTGAAGTGGTTGTCCAGGGCCCCGCCAAACCTCGTCGCGGTGCGGCGATCAGCGGAACGAATGGTGCGGGACTGCAAGCGCGCAAGCGACATTATCGAGAATACCCGGCGCCTGCTAAGGCAAGAACGACGCATGCCAGAGGTCTTGGATCTGATGTCGCTGGTCGACGAAACCTGTGCATTGATGACGCCGGATCTGCTTCGCGGCAAGGTCGACATCCGCGTCGAGTCCGAAAGGGATTTGCCTGCTGTGAACGCAGTCAGGATCGAACTTCAGCAGGTGTTAGTTAACCTGATCGCCAATGCAATCCAGGCGATGGAGAGCATGGACGGCGCCAGGAAAATGATCCGGATCGGTTTGGCGCAGGCAGGCACCACTTCGGTTAGGATGTCCGTCATGGATAACGGCCCGGGGATATCGCCTGCTATCATGGGTAAGTTGTTTGCAGCATTCCAGAGCACAAAACCATACGGCTTGGGGATCGGCCTCGCCATCTGCGTCAGCATGGTGGAGGCAAATGGCGGCACTCTCAAGGCTGAGAATGCCGCCGGGGGTGGCACTGTTTTCGAGATAACGCTTCCCGTATGA
- a CDS encoding SDR family NAD(P)-dependent oxidoreductase gives MHNPNLINSRFGVASTAQQVVEGLDLNGTTAVVTGGYSGLGLEATRALASVGATVIVPARDCSKAERNLAHLRNVTIADLDLSVPSEIAAFGAEVVSSGRPISMLINSAGVMATPLWRNSDGHEGQFAINHLGHFQLTAALWPALTRANGARVVSVSSRAHQAGGIDFDDIHFVRRAYDSVLAYGQAKTANALFAVELDRRGREVGVRAFSLHPGQILTDIVRHLTPEYLARFDAYDADGNLRIDPANGRKTPQQGAASMVWAGASLELDGFGGEYLEDFGVAQPYNGELGSKGVASWAIDPVAARRLWDASVSMTGAFA, from the coding sequence ATGCACAATCCGAATCTCATTAACTCGCGTTTTGGTGTTGCCAGCACAGCACAGCAGGTGGTCGAAGGGCTTGACCTAAATGGCACGACCGCCGTTGTCACTGGCGGCTATTCAGGTCTAGGTCTGGAGGCAACACGCGCGCTTGCCAGCGTCGGCGCTACCGTCATCGTTCCGGCGCGGGACTGCTCAAAGGCCGAACGAAATCTTGCACATCTGCGCAACGTAACGATCGCTGACCTGGACCTCTCGGTTCCCAGCGAGATTGCGGCATTCGGGGCAGAAGTCGTTTCCAGTGGGCGACCCATATCGATGCTGATCAATAGTGCCGGCGTCATGGCAACCCCACTGTGGCGCAACTCGGACGGCCACGAGGGGCAGTTTGCGATCAATCACCTCGGCCATTTCCAACTGACCGCGGCTCTATGGCCGGCGCTCACGCGCGCGAATGGCGCGCGTGTTGTCAGTGTTTCCTCACGCGCACATCAGGCGGGAGGTATCGATTTCGACGATATCCATTTCGTCCGCCGCGCCTATGACAGCGTGCTCGCCTATGGTCAGGCCAAAACAGCAAACGCATTGTTCGCAGTTGAGCTCGACAGGCGCGGACGCGAAGTCGGCGTGCGCGCCTTTTCATTGCATCCGGGCCAAATCCTGACCGATATTGTCAGGCACCTGACGCCGGAATACTTGGCACGGTTCGACGCATACGATGCAGACGGAAACCTGCGCATCGATCCGGCGAACGGCCGCAAGACCCCGCAACAAGGCGCCGCTTCAATGGTCTGGGCAGGTGCCAGCCTCGAGCTTGACGGGTTTGGAGGTGAATATCTCGAAGACTTCGGCGTCGCCCAACCCTACAACGGCGAATTAGGCAGCAAGGGGGTTGCAAGTTGGGCAATCGATCCTGTTGCGGCACGGCGTCTCTGGGACGCATCGGTTTCGATGACTGGAGCCTTTGCTTGA
- a CDS encoding response regulator — protein sequence MAIDGEQEQQASKQRPVVAVVDDDPVVLEALEDLLESAGYSARGFPSAASLLSNGLSGLDVIITDIGMPGMDGFELCDAVNSVRPEMPVFLMTGRHDIEGKRSETSNLGIFRKPFDTRVLLAAVKDALA from the coding sequence ATGGCAATCGATGGGGAACAGGAACAGCAGGCAAGTAAACAGCGACCCGTCGTTGCAGTCGTCGATGACGATCCGGTTGTGCTCGAAGCGCTGGAAGACTTGCTGGAATCGGCCGGTTATTCTGCGCGCGGGTTCCCGTCTGCCGCGTCTTTGCTTTCCAACGGTCTCTCCGGGTTGGATGTCATAATCACCGATATTGGAATGCCAGGAATGGATGGCTTTGAACTCTGCGATGCCGTGAACTCTGTTCGGCCGGAAATGCCGGTTTTCTTGATGACCGGCCGCCACGACATTGAAGGCAAACGGAGCGAAACATCGAACTTGGGGATATTCCGCAAGCCGTTCGACACCCGAGTTCTTCTTGCGGCGGTCAAAGACGCATTAGCTTGA
- a CDS encoding cyclic nucleotide-binding domain-containing protein, translating to MPTPLPLVPLVMLNLLGVAGIIVWHLQGRGRPNARLIVQIIFFAAMTAALFTAQVAPFRFERIHEEVFARFLVDCGKVLWWTHLAWAVIGFTRIYIVLDKRPREARLIQDLLVAVVYLGTTLSMMAFVFGVPIGTLLATSGVVAIILGLALQNTLSDVFSGIALTIGRPYVLGDWILLADGTEGRVVASNWRATCILTSANNLIVLPNSVLAKLGLTNFSRPTETHQIKLPMRIAPTLPPGVSMEVLSLALDSCKLISKEVPPTVALKKMDAMGIDVELLFYVSAPGERVAACNEVIDVVFRHCAENGVSLAMPAGSYVFGTQSPIGSHLTPTMLSTRELLRAVPAFAALPLDERNALGSQATTRQFPAGATIVAENETFSSLMIIQSGVVCRRQNGKDIERLYPGEIFGARHLLSDTPESGSFEALTEISVFVIAKEALDKVVGSHPELAEDLASRLSRTISDGQSDTPPSQTEKTPVLWAMPNG from the coding sequence ATGCCGACGCCCCTTCCTTTAGTGCCGCTCGTAATGCTGAACCTGCTTGGGGTGGCGGGAATCATAGTATGGCATCTGCAGGGACGAGGTCGTCCCAATGCACGACTTATCGTTCAGATCATCTTCTTCGCCGCGATGACGGCAGCTCTTTTCACTGCACAGGTTGCACCTTTTCGGTTTGAGAGGATCCACGAAGAAGTGTTCGCGCGGTTTCTCGTCGACTGCGGTAAGGTCTTGTGGTGGACGCACCTTGCCTGGGCAGTGATCGGTTTTACGCGCATCTACATAGTGCTGGACAAGCGCCCCAGGGAAGCGCGTCTTATCCAAGATCTCCTGGTGGCCGTCGTCTATCTCGGCACTACTCTTTCAATGATGGCCTTCGTCTTCGGCGTGCCGATCGGTACACTTCTTGCAACCTCCGGCGTCGTGGCGATCATTCTGGGCCTTGCCTTGCAGAATACGCTGTCGGACGTCTTCTCCGGCATCGCCCTGACGATTGGGCGTCCCTATGTTCTGGGCGACTGGATTCTGCTGGCAGATGGAACCGAGGGAAGAGTTGTCGCAAGCAATTGGCGGGCGACCTGCATCCTTACATCGGCAAACAATCTCATCGTGCTTCCAAATAGTGTGCTTGCGAAGCTCGGCCTGACGAATTTCAGCCGCCCGACCGAAACGCACCAGATCAAACTGCCAATGAGGATCGCTCCTACACTCCCACCGGGCGTATCGATGGAGGTCCTGAGTCTGGCTCTCGATAGCTGCAAGCTGATTTCCAAAGAGGTGCCGCCAACGGTGGCGCTCAAAAAGATGGATGCTATGGGCATAGACGTGGAGCTGCTCTTCTATGTCTCCGCTCCGGGCGAACGCGTGGCTGCATGCAATGAGGTCATCGATGTTGTCTTCCGCCATTGCGCGGAAAATGGCGTCTCGCTCGCGATGCCGGCCGGCTCCTATGTGTTTGGCACACAATCTCCCATCGGGAGCCACCTGACGCCGACGATGCTCTCTACGAGGGAGTTGCTGCGGGCCGTGCCTGCTTTTGCTGCATTGCCTCTCGACGAGCGCAACGCGCTTGGTAGTCAAGCGACGACCCGCCAGTTTCCTGCAGGCGCGACAATCGTGGCAGAGAATGAAACGTTTTCGAGCTTGATGATCATACAGTCCGGTGTCGTTTGCAGGCGGCAAAACGGAAAGGATATCGAGCGGCTTTATCCTGGCGAAATCTTCGGCGCGCGCCATCTGCTTTCGGACACACCGGAGAGCGGCAGTTTCGAGGCGCTGACCGAAATCTCCGTCTTCGTCATCGCAAAGGAGGCGCTCGATAAAGTTGTCGGATCTCACCCAGAATTGGCGGAAGATCTCGCATCGAGGCTTTCCAGGACCATATCCGACGGGCAATCAGATACTCCTCCCTCCCAGACGGAAAAAACACCCGTTCTATGGGCGATGCCCAACGGGTAG